A genomic region of Phocoena sinus isolate mPhoSin1 chromosome 18, mPhoSin1.pri, whole genome shotgun sequence contains the following coding sequences:
- the MCF2L gene encoding guanine nucleotide exchange factor DBS isoform X6, with protein sequence MHYDVSPLRAADIQDQLQKRFAYLSGGRGQDGSPVITFPDYPAFGDVPDKEFQNVMTYLTSIPSLQDAGIGFILVIDRRQDKWTSVKASILRIAASFPANLQLVLVLRPTGFFQRTLSDLAFRFNRDDFKMKVPVIMLSSVPELHSYIDKSQLTEDLGGTLDYCHSRWLCRRTAIESFALLVKQTAQVLQAFGTELAETELPNDVQSTSSVLRAHTEKKDRAKEDMRLALDEGRSVLESIREPLGRGPEQSPNQDQLDSQSTVQRLLAQLSETEAAFDEFWAKHQRKLEQCLQLRHFEQDFREVKAALDVLAQKIATFTDVGNSLAHVEHLLKDLASFEEKSSAVTQRARTLALEGERLIELKHYAVDSIRPKCHELHQLCDQFAADVGRRRGLLGRALDLHGLLEASMKWCDEGIYLLASQPVDKCQAQDGAEAALQEVEKFLETRAENKIQELSKIYQDYEPILTRDLLEHVQKVFRKQESVEEMFHRRQASLKKLAAKQTRPVQPVAPRPEAPAKSPCPSPGIRRGSEIHSSEGSVLRRGPYRRARSEVSEGRQGRGRSTGDEESLAVLRRHVMNELLDTERVYVEELLCILEGYAAEMDNPLMTHLISTGLQNKKDVLFGNMEEIYHFHNRIFLRELENYIDCPELVGRCFLERMEQFQVYEKYCQNKPRSESLWRQCSDCPFFQECQKKLDHKLSLDSYLLKPVQRITKYQLLLKEMLKYSKSCEGAEDLQEALSSILGILKAVNDSMHLIAITGYEGNLSDLGKLLMQGSFSVWTDHKKGHAKVKDLARFKPMQRHLFLHEKAVLFCKKREENGEGYEKAPSYSFKQSLNMTAVGITENVKGDAKKFEIWYNAREEVYIVQAPTPEIKAAWVSEIRKVLTSQLQACREASQHRALEQSHSLPLPAPAGTSPSKGNTKDVRKLEERKTDPLNLEGYVGPAPLPRPPEKDRDDAVTSSTSESSALSKKRFTLQSFAALKGQKASPTSPDKKAKRHQVKSDPTPFGLRGWSKTSNPPEAPEDNDGWSSAEEPVNSSDAEEEGRAGLRKLVPGKYTVTGLDEKGGPDALVLRSGDEVELVQEGDEGLWFVRNVSSGGEGWLPARNLSALLGQRGAPGCLSSPESSAGSALLSASSSCSESCAAALADLQG encoded by the exons GCGTCCTTCCCGGCAAACCTCCAGCTTGTCCTCGTCCTGCGCCCAACGGGATTTTTCCAAAGGACGCTCTCTGACCTCGCCTTCAGGTTCAACAGAGATGACTTTAAGATGAAGGTACCG GTCATAATGCTGAGCTCCGTCCCGGAATTACACAGTTACATTGACAAGTCCCAGCTGACCGAGGACCTGGGCGGGACGCTGGATTACTGCCACTCCAGGTGGCTCTGCCGCCGCACA GCGATAGAGAGCTTCGCCCTCCTGGTTAAGCAGACAGCTCAGGTGCTGCAGGCCTTCGGGACCGAGCTGGCCGAGACGGAGCTGCCCAACGACGTACAGTCCACGAGCTCCGTGCTCCGTGCCCACACGGAGAAGAAGGACAGGGCCAAG GAGGACATGAGGCTGGCGCTGGACGAGGGGCGGAGCGTCCTGGAGAGCATCCGGGAGCCGCTGGGCCGGGGCCCGGAGCAGAGCCCGAACCAGGACCAGCTGGACAGTCAGAGCACCGTGCAGAG GCTCCTGGCCCAGCTGAGTGAAACCGAGGCCGCCTTTGATGAGTTTTGGGCAAAACATCAGCGAAAACTAGAGCAGTGCCTGCAGCTCCGGCACTTCGAGCAGGACTTCCGAGAG GTCAAAGCCGCCTTGGACGTGTTGGCCCAGAAGATCGCGACCTTCACCGACGTGGGAAACAGCCTGGCGCATGTGGAGCACCTCCTGAAGGACCTCGCCAGCTTCGAGGAGAAGTCCAGT GCGGTCACGCAGCGGGCCCGCACCCTGGCCCTGGAGGGTGAGCGGCTCATCGAGCTGAAGCACTACGCCGTGGACTCCATCCGCCCCAAGTGCCACGAGctccaccagctgtgtgaccagtTTGCAGCTGACGTCGGGCGGAGGAGAGGGCTGCTGGGCAGGGCGCTGGATCTGCACGGCCTCCTCGAGGCG TCCATGAAGTGGTGTGACGAGGGCATCTACCTGCTGGCCTCGCAGCCGGTGGACAAGTGCCAGGCCCAGGACGGCGCCGAGGCGGCCCTCCAGGAGGTCGAGAAGTTTCTGGAGACGCGTGCGGAAAACAAGATCCAGGAGCTCAGTAAAATCTACCAGGACTACGAACCCATCCTCACCCGAGACCTGCTG gAGCACGTGCAGAAGGTCTTCCGGAAGCAGGAGAGCGTGGAGGAGATGTTTCACCGGAGACAGGCGAGCCTCAAGAAGCTGGCTGCCAAGCAGACGCGGCCCGTGCAGCCGGTGGCCCCCCGGCCAGAGGCACCCGCGAAATCGCCCTGCCCCTCCCCGG GCATCCGGAGAGGCTCCGAGATCCACAGTTCTGAGGGCAGCGTGCTCCGGAGGGGGCCCTACAGGAGAGCCAGG AGTGAAGTGAGTGAGGGCCGGCAGGGCCGTGGCCGCTCCACCGGGGACGAGGAGAGCCTGGCCGTCCTGCGGAG GCACGTGATGAACGAGCTTCTGGACACAGAGCGGGTCTACGTGGAGGAGCTGCTGTGCATTCTGGAG GGCTACGCTGCTGAGATGGACAACCCTTTAATGACACATCTCATCTCGACGGGACTTCAAAACAAGAAGGATGTTCTGTTTGGAAACATGGAAGAAATTTACCACTTTCATAACAG AATATTCCTGAGGGAGCTGGAGAACTACATAGACTGCCCAGAGCTGGTTGGAAGGTGCTTTCTAGAAAGG ATGGAGCAGTTCCAGGTCTACGAGAAGTACTGCCAGAACAAGCCGCGCTCCGAGAGCCTGTGGAGACAGTGCTCTGACTGCCCGTTCTTCCAG GAATGCCAGAAGAAGCTGGACCACAAGCTGAGCCTCGACTCCTACCTGCTGAAGCCAGTCCAGAGGATCACCAAGTACCAGCTGCTGCTCAAG GAGATGCTGAAATACAGCAAGAGCTGCGAGGGGGCCGAGGACCTGCAGGAGGCCCTGAGCTCCATCCTGGGCATCCTCAAGGCGGTGAACGACTCCATGCACCTGATCGCCATCACGGGCTATGAG GGGAACCTGAGCGACTTGGGGAAGCTGCTGATGCAGGGCTCCTTCAGCGTCTGGACGGACCACAAGAAGGGCCACGCCAAGGTGAAGGACCTGGCCAGGTTCAAGCCCATGCAGCGCCACCTGTTCCTGCACGAGAAGGCCGTGCTCTTCTGTAAGAAGCGGGAGGAGAACGGCGAGGGCTACGAGAAGGCCCCGTCCTACAGCTTCAAGCAGTCCCTGAAC ATGACGGCCGTCGGCATAACAGAGAACGTGAAAGGGGATGCGAAGAAGTTCGAGATCTGGTACAACGCCAGAGAGGAGGTGTACATCGTACAG GCACCAACTCCTGAAATCAAGGCCGCCTGGGTGAGCGAGATCCGGAAGGTGCTGACGAGCCAGCTGCAGGCGTGCAGAG AGGCCAGCCAGCACCGAGCCCTGGAGCAGTCCCACAGCCTGCCCCTGCCCGCGCCCGCCGGCACCAG TCCCTCTAAAGGGAACACAAAAGACGTCAGAaagttggaagaaagaaaaacggacccGCTGAACCTGGAGGGATACGTGGGCCCCGCGCCACTGCCGAGGCCCCCCGAGAAGGACAGAG ATGACGCGGTCACTAGCTCTACTTCAGAAAGCTCTGCGCTTTCCAAAAAGCGCTTCACCCTGCAGAGCTTTGCTGCCCTCAAAGGTCAGAAAG CCTCTCCTACCAGTCCCGACAAAAAAGCTAAGCGACACCAAGTAAAGAGCGACCCAACGCCTTTTGGTTTACGAG GTTGGAGCAAAACGTCTAACCCGCCAGAGGCTCCTGAGGACAACGACGGCTGGTCCAGTGCCGAGGAGCCGGTCAACTCCTCGGAcgcagaggaggaagggagagcaggCCTCAGGAAGCTG GTCCCCGGGAAGTACACCGTCACGGGGCTGGACGAGAAGGGGGGCCCCGACGCGCTGGTCCTGAGGAGCGGGGACGAGGTGGAGCTGGTGCAGGAGGGCGACGAGGGCCTCTG GTTCGTGCGGAACGTGAGCTCCGGCGGCGAGGGCTGGCTGCCAGCCCGCAACCTGTCCGCGCTCCTCGGCCAGCGCGGCGCCCCCGGTTGCCTGAGCAGCCCAG AGTCCAGCGCGGGGTCCGCCCTGCTGAGCGCCTCGTCCAGCTGCAGCGAGAGCTGCGCGGCCGCCCTCGCGGACCTGCAGGGGTAG